A region of uncultured Desulfobacter sp. DNA encodes the following proteins:
- a CDS encoding transposase — translation MRKNYSGKFKAKVAVEVIKEQNTISELASKYEVHRSLLTRWKKEALEGLPNLFSTAQKDRKESHDTQNLIEDLYKQIGQLSVENDWLKKKVERISS, via the coding sequence ATGAGAAAGAATTACAGCGGAAAGTTCAAAGCAAAAGTTGCGGTTGAGGTGATTAAGGAACAAAACACGATTTCTGAGCTGGCATCTAAATACGAAGTTCACCGATCATTGCTGACCAGGTGGAAGAAGGAGGCTCTGGAGGGGCTTCCCAATCTCTTCTCAACAGCCCAGAAGGACAGAAAGGAAAGTCACGACACACAAAACCTGATAGAAGATTTATACAAACAGATCGGTCAGCTCAGCGTTGAGAATGACTGGTTAAAAAAAAAGGTTGAGAGAATCAGTAGCTGA
- a CDS encoding PilZ domain-containing protein, with product MVGRKRTIERRKHKRFKAAEGAYAAISPNSNKLGQIIDISMDGLCFKYIDTENMSDEPEKRNDESIFLSSMGYYVGDLPFQTIADYEITDMPSFSSMKVRKRHVKFTDLTFKQLFDLDCYMKNNVLEQVKQLPKKTKQ from the coding sequence ATGGTTGGAAGAAAAAGGACCATTGAGCGAAGAAAGCACAAACGATTCAAAGCGGCAGAAGGTGCTTATGCAGCCATCAGCCCGAATTCGAACAAACTGGGGCAAATTATTGATATCAGCATGGACGGACTGTGTTTCAAATACATAGATACCGAAAATATGTCAGACGAGCCCGAGAAACGCAACGACGAGTCGATTTTCTTGAGCAGCATGGGATACTATGTGGGAGATCTGCCCTTTCAAACCATTGCCGATTATGAAATAACCGATATGCCGTCATTCAGCTCAATGAAGGTCAGAAAGCGCCATGTCAAATTTACTGATCTTACGTTCAAACAGCTGTTTGACCTGGACTGTTACATGAAAAATAATGTTTTAGAACAGGTCAAACAGCTTCCAAAAAAAACTAAACAATAA
- a CDS encoding SurA N-terminal domain-containing protein, producing the protein MLRYLRENTGNWIIKFFLGIIVVVFVFLGVGSMNASKHNQVARVNDQVITLAEYRDAYQHMVQRLQEQFGTSLDDDLLKSLNVRQHAVNSLIDQKIVDIEAQKLNIVVSDEELKQDLLSVKAFQADGSFNIELYKRVLGQNAMSPETFEAMQRNNIRNAKLQRMVVNGITVGDQEARAWYSFNNTKAGIDYVCIDPDTFSDVTADEKQIRAQYDEHHDLYMSESERKVAFLVFSPEDFKDQVKISETAIRDFYDQNLARFSTPEQVEASHVLIKVDENADEKTVINAKEEALSVYEKAVKGQDFAELAKTYSQGPSAASGGYLGRFDKTSMVKPFADAAFSMNAGEISQPVKTRFGWHIIKVIDRTPATVTPFETAKSQIQTELAADELKTAAYNKAEDAYDAVLDGDSFEQVALVAGKQPVSTPPFSVQGTQLKDLGVSDPGQFAAAAFALVDNEISEVQKIGNNYYLLHLLEKIDPALLAYEDVKSKIAITMTADLQKQEARKAAQLLLDKSGDDIASFEKIAQDNQLKVESSKMFTRNEAVPGIDGSQDIAQAAFTLDEKSPVYKQVVEVSGKFYILGLREKQTPDAAGIAKNLDNVKQQLEARKQKAYYSQWLAARKEKAEIRINTDIIN; encoded by the coding sequence ATGCTGCGTTATCTTCGTGAGAATACTGGAAATTGGATTATAAAGTTTTTTCTGGGCATCATTGTCGTTGTGTTTGTATTTTTAGGTGTTGGAAGTATGAACGCAAGCAAGCACAATCAGGTTGCCAGGGTTAATGACCAGGTTATTACTTTGGCCGAATACCGTGATGCCTATCAGCATATGGTCCAGCGTCTTCAGGAGCAGTTCGGTACCTCTCTGGATGACGATTTGTTAAAGTCCTTAAATGTCAGGCAGCATGCCGTAAACAGCCTGATTGATCAAAAAATTGTGGATATTGAGGCCCAAAAGCTAAACATTGTTGTTTCCGATGAGGAGCTCAAGCAGGATCTTTTGTCTGTTAAGGCGTTTCAGGCAGACGGTAGCTTTAATATTGAGCTGTACAAACGGGTGCTCGGGCAGAATGCCATGTCCCCTGAAACCTTTGAAGCCATGCAGCGTAATAACATCAGAAACGCCAAGCTCCAGCGTATGGTGGTAAATGGTATCACTGTGGGAGACCAGGAAGCCCGGGCCTGGTACTCATTTAATAATACAAAAGCCGGTATTGACTATGTCTGTATTGATCCGGACACGTTTTCCGATGTGACTGCCGACGAAAAGCAGATTCGTGCCCAATATGACGAGCATCATGATCTGTACATGTCTGAATCTGAACGGAAAGTCGCATTTCTTGTATTTTCTCCCGAAGATTTTAAAGATCAGGTCAAGATCAGTGAAACTGCCATCCGGGATTTTTACGATCAGAATTTGGCTCGTTTTAGTACGCCGGAACAAGTTGAAGCCAGCCATGTCCTGATAAAAGTTGACGAGAACGCTGATGAAAAAACGGTGATCAACGCCAAAGAAGAGGCTTTAAGCGTTTATGAGAAGGCGGTTAAGGGCCAGGATTTCGCAGAACTGGCCAAGACCTATTCCCAGGGGCCATCTGCCGCCAGCGGAGGCTATCTGGGCCGGTTCGACAAAACCAGTATGGTAAAACCCTTTGCTGATGCCGCCTTTTCCATGAACGCCGGCGAAATCTCTCAGCCTGTAAAGACCCGTTTTGGATGGCATATTATCAAGGTGATAGATAGGACGCCTGCAACCGTGACCCCCTTTGAGACAGCCAAGTCACAAATCCAAACGGAACTGGCAGCAGATGAGCTTAAGACTGCGGCATATAATAAAGCTGAGGATGCCTATGATGCGGTACTTGACGGTGATTCCTTTGAACAGGTTGCCCTGGTTGCCGGTAAACAACCTGTCAGTACCCCGCCTTTTTCGGTTCAGGGAACACAATTGAAGGATCTGGGTGTTTCAGATCCAGGGCAGTTCGCTGCAGCAGCCTTTGCTCTGGTTGACAATGAGATCAGTGAAGTCCAAAAGATCGGAAATAATTATTATCTGCTGCATTTGCTTGAAAAAATAGATCCAGCGCTGCTTGCCTATGAAGATGTGAAAAGTAAAATTGCGATAACAATGACTGCTGATCTGCAAAAACAGGAAGCGAGGAAGGCTGCGCAGTTACTGCTTGATAAATCAGGTGATGATATCGCAAGTTTTGAAAAAATTGCCCAGGATAATCAACTCAAGGTTGAATCCAGCAAGATGTTTACCCGTAATGAAGCGGTTCCCGGTATTGACGGGTCACAGGACATTGCCCAGGCCGCCTTTACCCTTGATGAAAAAAGTCCTGTATATAAGCAGGTTGTTGAAGTGTCCGGGAAATTTTACATTCTCGGCCTGAGGGAAAAGCAGACACCCGATGCAGCTGGTATCGCAAAAAATCTTGACAACGTTAAGCAGCAGCTCGAGGCTCGCAAGCAGAAGGCCTATTATTCCCAATGGCTGGCAGCCCGGAAAGAAAAAGCTGAAATAAGAATAAATACAGATATTATTAACTGA
- a CDS encoding glutaredoxin family protein, with translation MLTVYGAAWCPHCTQTVSYLEEKNIKFKYVDIESAPDDVVHKVIEVNGGDDWVVPTLENDGKWRPGKKFSRRDIDSDLKDLGLNLD, from the coding sequence ATGTTAACAGTTTACGGTGCCGCATGGTGCCCCCATTGCACACAGACCGTTTCTTATCTTGAAGAGAAAAATATAAAGTTTAAGTATGTTGATATTGAATCCGCCCCCGATGATGTGGTTCACAAAGTCATTGAAGTGAACGGCGGCGATGACTGGGTGGTTCCCACACTTGAAAACGACGGGAAGTGGCGGCCCGGTAAAAAGTTCAGCCGCCGTGATATTGACAGCGATCTGAAAGACCTTGGCCTGAATCTGGACTGA
- a CDS encoding Do family serine endopeptidase: MRSVDNRQMYKRIRIITACLMLLGLLAFPALSGAQTRMVPANFTQLAQQAKPGVVNIQTVKTIKGGGRVFRHFFGSPFGMQPGLEDFFGAVPRNRRESSLGSGFIIDKSGYIVTNNHVIKDADQIKVILHDDKEYDARIIGADPVTDLALIKIDAKDLQPLKFGSSKSAQVGSWVVAIGSPFGLEQTVTAGIISAKGRIIGSGPYDDFIQTDASINPGNSGGPLLNMDGEVVGINTAIIKSGQGIGFAIPSDLATSVIDQLKDSKRVSRGWLGVSIQDVSKEMSEYYNLDPDEGVYVAKAYEDNPAYEAGIRQGDIIIGVNGVKVNTSRDLTMTIANLKVGSKVNVDVIRQGKNKTFTVKLGERPDNVEDSQYGEASDNFDDLGFMFKPLDKDLADQLGYPSTVKGLVVTQIDPDSKAATSGVRPGDLLVEINHKQITGMGDYTGIMRKIDKGQTFYMVFRRGNAQMFVRLQK; the protein is encoded by the coding sequence ATGAGATCTGTGGATAATAGACAAATGTACAAACGAATCAGAATTATTACGGCATGTCTGATGCTGTTGGGCCTTTTGGCTTTTCCGGCACTGTCAGGCGCCCAGACCCGGATGGTTCCGGCAAATTTTACACAACTGGCCCAGCAGGCCAAACCCGGTGTGGTCAATATCCAGACCGTCAAGACAATCAAGGGCGGCGGCCGGGTGTTCCGGCATTTTTTTGGTTCCCCGTTCGGCATGCAGCCCGGGCTGGAGGACTTTTTTGGGGCAGTGCCCAGGAATCGAAGGGAAAGCAGCCTTGGATCCGGCTTTATCATTGATAAGTCAGGATACATTGTCACCAACAACCATGTGATAAAAGATGCGGATCAGATCAAGGTCATTCTTCATGATGACAAGGAGTATGATGCCCGGATCATCGGTGCAGACCCTGTGACAGACCTTGCATTGATTAAGATTGACGCCAAGGATCTTCAGCCTTTGAAATTCGGGTCCTCCAAAAGTGCCCAGGTCGGATCCTGGGTCGTGGCCATTGGTTCTCCCTTTGGTCTTGAGCAGACTGTGACCGCCGGGATTATTTCAGCAAAGGGCAGGATCATTGGTTCCGGTCCCTATGATGATTTTATCCAGACCGATGCATCCATTAACCCGGGTAACTCCGGTGGGCCGCTGCTGAACATGGACGGCGAAGTGGTGGGCATCAACACGGCTATTATTAAATCCGGCCAGGGCATTGGGTTTGCCATCCCTTCGGATCTTGCCACAAGTGTTATTGATCAGCTTAAGGATTCCAAACGCGTATCCAGAGGCTGGCTGGGAGTTTCCATTCAGGATGTAAGCAAAGAGATGAGCGAATATTACAATCTTGATCCGGATGAAGGTGTTTACGTGGCAAAGGCCTATGAAGACAATCCCGCCTATGAGGCCGGCATCCGCCAGGGTGATATCATCATCGGTGTTAACGGCGTAAAAGTAAATACATCCAGGGATCTGACCATGACCATAGCCAATTTAAAAGTCGGCTCCAAGGTCAATGTTGATGTGATTCGCCAGGGAAAAAATAAAACTTTCACGGTTAAGCTTGGCGAACGTCCGGATAACGTCGAAGATTCCCAGTACGGAGAGGCATCTGATAATTTCGATGACCTGGGATTTATGTTTAAGCCTTTGGATAAAGACCTGGCCGATCAGCTTGGTTATCCTTCAACCGTCAAAGGACTTGTTGTAACCCAGATTGATCCGGATTCAAAAGCCGCAACGTCAGGGGTGAGACCAGGAGATCTTTTGGTTGAGATAAACCATAAACAAATTACCGGCATGGGTGATTATACCGGAATAATGCGTAAGATTGATAAAGGACAGACCTTTTATATGGTTTTCAGGCGTGGCAACGCCCAGATGTTTGTCCGGCTTCAAAAATAG
- a CDS encoding HAMP domain-containing sensor histidine kinase produces the protein MSEFFRTGFFRSIAFRLTVWYAGVFSISSCVAFGLFYFLATQTIINQMDQELLDKAGYFRTVISRSGIVGAQKLAVIEAQAAGEKQIFFRLLYPTGEVFASSSMSYWNDIRLDKKMVDRLMKSKVTMFDTVHIEGQALNARMMYTFVASNVILHTGLAMNAYSRFLSGFKKIFSVSMGFVILFSAASGMFLSRQALAGVSAIRATAGTITGSNLDERVPESGSQDELDLLAVTFNRMLDRISALVKSMREMSDNIAHDLKSPLTRIRGFAELALIQEPCDDIETYRTMAANTIEESDHLLDMINTMLVISRAEAGEAEFESAPVDLSAMIIDAWDLFVPLAEDKQITFTQQVEPGVWIEGDAGMLQRAVANLIDNAIKYTPDKGHVHLTLLTCGKDLVEIGVKDSGPGIDPQNRQKIFERFFREESSRTTPGTGLGLSLAKTIVEQHSGTISVQPCENGGSLFTVILPHRNFGII, from the coding sequence ATGTCTGAGTTTTTTCGCACAGGTTTTTTCAGGAGTATCGCCTTTAGACTGACCGTCTGGTATGCTGGTGTTTTTTCCATTTCGTCCTGTGTGGCCTTTGGCCTGTTCTATTTTCTTGCCACCCAGACTATTATAAACCAGATGGACCAGGAACTGCTGGACAAAGCCGGTTATTTTCGCACGGTCATCAGCCGAAGCGGAATTGTGGGCGCCCAGAAATTGGCCGTGATTGAAGCCCAGGCCGCCGGGGAGAAGCAGATTTTTTTCAGGCTGCTCTATCCCACGGGTGAGGTCTTTGCCTCCTCGTCCATGTCTTATTGGAATGATATCCGCCTGGACAAAAAAATGGTGGATCGGCTGATGAAATCCAAGGTGACGATGTTTGATACGGTTCACATTGAAGGCCAGGCCCTCAACGCCAGGATGATGTATACCTTTGTGGCGTCCAATGTTATTTTGCACACTGGTCTTGCCATGAATGCCTATTCCCGGTTTTTATCAGGTTTCAAGAAAATATTTTCCGTCTCCATGGGGTTTGTTATTCTGTTTTCTGCAGCGTCAGGCATGTTTTTATCCCGGCAGGCCCTGGCCGGAGTTTCGGCCATCAGGGCCACAGCAGGCACCATCACCGGATCCAATCTGGACGAACGTGTTCCCGAATCCGGCAGCCAGGATGAGCTTGATCTTCTGGCCGTCACATTCAACCGGATGCTGGACCGGATTTCCGCCCTGGTCAAAAGCATGCGGGAGATGTCTGATAATATTGCCCATGACCTTAAAAGCCCGCTGACCAGGATCCGGGGATTTGCGGAACTGGCATTGATCCAGGAGCCTTGTGATGATATCGAGACCTACCGGACCATGGCGGCCAACACCATTGAAGAATCCGACCATCTTCTGGACATGATCAACACCATGCTGGTGATTTCAAGGGCCGAGGCCGGGGAGGCTGAATTTGAGAGTGCACCCGTGGATTTAAGCGCTATGATCATTGATGCCTGGGATCTGTTTGTTCCCCTGGCCGAAGACAAGCAGATTACCTTTACCCAGCAGGTGGAGCCCGGGGTGTGGATTGAAGGGGATGCCGGCATGCTCCAGCGCGCCGTTGCCAATCTGATCGACAATGCCATTAAGTATACTCCGGATAAAGGCCACGTTCATTTAACGCTTCTGACCTGCGGCAAAGATCTGGTGGAGATTGGCGTCAAAGATTCCGGACCCGGCATTGACCCCCAAAACCGCCAAAAGATCTTTGAGCGTTTTTTCAGGGAGGAATCTTCCCGGACAACGCCGGGTACGGGGCTTGGTTTAAGTCTTGCCAAAACCATTGTGGAACAGCATTCTGGTACAATTTCAGTGCAACCCTGCGAAAATGGGGGAAGTCTTTTCACTGTAATATTACCGCATCGTAATTTTGGGATCATTTAA
- a CDS encoding response regulator transcription factor: MRLLLVEDDEKIASFVEKGLKASGFAVDVAGTGPDGLDMALGADFDTLVIDIMLPGMDGFTLIEKLRASGKNTPIIVLSARGRVGDRVRGLEAGADDYLTKPFSFSELLARVQALIRRAGNSIEPVSLSYADLSVDIVKRQVKRGDDFIDLQPLEFSLLEYLVRNRERVVSKTMIMEHVWNYNFDPMTNVVEARICRLRDKIDKGYPNKLIHTVRGAGYVLKAEDV, from the coding sequence ATGAGACTGCTTTTGGTTGAAGACGATGAAAAAATCGCCAGTTTTGTTGAAAAGGGCTTAAAAGCATCAGGATTTGCCGTTGACGTGGCCGGCACAGGGCCGGATGGTCTGGATATGGCTCTGGGTGCTGATTTTGATACCCTGGTCATCGACATCATGCTGCCGGGCATGGACGGGTTCACCCTGATAGAAAAATTGCGGGCCAGCGGAAAAAACACCCCCATTATTGTGCTCAGCGCCCGGGGCAGGGTAGGGGACCGGGTCAGGGGTCTTGAAGCCGGGGCCGATGACTACCTGACCAAACCCTTTTCTTTTTCCGAACTGCTGGCCCGGGTCCAGGCGCTTATTCGCCGGGCCGGAAACAGCATTGAGCCTGTATCTTTGTCCTATGCCGATCTGAGCGTGGATATTGTCAAGCGTCAGGTCAAAAGGGGCGATGACTTTATTGATCTTCAGCCCCTGGAGTTTTCTTTGCTGGAATATCTGGTGCGCAACCGGGAGCGTGTGGTATCCAAAACCATGATTATGGAACATGTCTGGAATTATAATTTTGATCCCATGACCAATGTGGTGGAGGCCCGTATCTGCCGGCTGCGTGATAAGATCGACAAAGGATACCCGAATAAGCTTATCCATACGGTCAGGGGAGCCGGCTATGTATTAAAGGCCGAGGATGTCTGA
- a CDS encoding secondary thiamine-phosphate synthase enzyme YjbQ produces MKHYRKELWFKVPGRRAFINITPEIETCLAQSGIRNGLLLCNAMHITASVFINDDESGLHHDYDVWLEKLAPHAPVEQYRHNVGEDNADAHMKRQIMGREVVVAVTDGRLDFGTWEQIFYGEFDGRRRKRVLVKIIGE; encoded by the coding sequence ATGAAACATTACAGAAAAGAGCTCTGGTTTAAGGTGCCTGGCCGCAGGGCATTTATCAATATTACCCCTGAAATTGAAACCTGTCTTGCCCAAAGCGGTATCAGGAATGGACTGCTGTTATGCAATGCCATGCACATTACCGCTTCCGTATTTATAAATGATGACGAGTCAGGGCTCCACCATGATTATGATGTCTGGCTTGAGAAACTTGCACCCCATGCACCCGTGGAGCAGTACCGGCATAATGTGGGCGAGGATAATGCGGATGCGCACATGAAGCGCCAGATTATGGGCCGGGAAGTGGTGGTGGCCGTTACCGATGGCCGGCTGGACTTCGGCACCTGGGAACAGATCTTTTACGGCGAGTTTGACGGCCGCAGAAGAAAACGGGTGCTGGTGAAGATTATTGGAGAATAG
- the pilB gene encoding type IV-A pilus assembly ATPase PilB: MVGSTVLKSGSSLKSTIKDQSGAGKIKIGEILSKEGQITSIMLNEALAIQKKTNERLSSILLQKGYIDPDTIINVLGRIYNYRVVAFSEIKSDPQALKLLPYEEAKNNLVFPLKLAGDDLQVCMAEPTDTDVVADLGKKTGKNIRAFVSTENDIIQAYRDFYKISDAEYKSFLHFEDEGEEEEQVTSVEDFGSLVAEAAEELEVGVAADSSVGQDEFMASDAPIIKLVNGILTKAINDGVSDIHIEPFEKTFQVRYRLDGSMYKAMNLPLSIKNAVISRIKILASLDIAERRVPQDGRIKLRIGKKKSVDFRVSTLPTLFGESIVMRILDQSALSIDLTRLGFESGTFEMLKRCISRPYGLLLVTGPTGSGKTTTLYSILNRLNKDDIKILTAEDPVEFNFKGINQVPVKEEVGMTFAAALKAFLRQDPDIIMVGEIRDMDTAEIAIKAAMTGHLVFATLHTNDCPSTIGRLVDIGIPPYMLASSVTMVLSQRLGRRLCPECKQVVTGYNPEELELHGFHKNEIPDLTMYGPKGCSHCNGTGYKGRVGLYELMEVTEEVGKAISAEVPEDQLRKVAVSEGMITLRDAGLVKIKSGEISLEEVLRKTVITKEALPAYLVTPDVEQYEDKDVIIREGNTDIDFFKLVQGAVYVVKGGKMIAEITQPGEYFGEMAAITNTPRSASIISKGRSKIKRFPGDKLTEVIEKYPDVAKHLFTVLADRLNETDRKLVSLYNQIKKTKTQ, encoded by the coding sequence ATGGTGGGCAGCACTGTTTTAAAATCCGGTTCCAGCCTTAAATCTACAATTAAAGATCAGTCTGGTGCAGGGAAAATTAAAATCGGTGAAATCCTTTCCAAAGAAGGGCAGATTACCTCTATTATGCTCAACGAGGCTCTGGCGATTCAGAAAAAAACCAACGAGCGGCTTTCAAGTATTCTGCTTCAAAAAGGATATATTGATCCAGATACCATTATTAATGTGCTGGGGCGGATATACAACTACAGGGTTGTTGCATTTTCCGAGATAAAATCTGATCCCCAGGCCTTAAAGCTTCTTCCCTATGAAGAAGCCAAAAACAATTTGGTTTTTCCATTAAAACTTGCGGGAGACGATTTACAGGTCTGTATGGCCGAACCTACGGACACGGATGTGGTCGCAGATCTTGGGAAAAAAACAGGGAAAAACATCCGGGCCTTTGTATCCACGGAAAATGATATCATCCAGGCGTATCGTGATTTTTATAAGATTTCCGATGCAGAGTACAAAAGTTTTCTGCATTTTGAAGACGAGGGAGAAGAGGAGGAACAGGTAACCTCTGTTGAGGATTTCGGTTCCCTGGTTGCCGAGGCTGCCGAAGAGCTTGAGGTGGGGGTCGCAGCCGATTCAAGTGTCGGCCAGGATGAATTCATGGCCTCGGATGCACCCATTATAAAATTGGTAAACGGGATTTTGACCAAAGCAATCAATGACGGCGTCTCTGATATCCACATTGAACCCTTTGAAAAAACCTTTCAGGTTCGCTATCGCCTGGACGGCAGCATGTACAAGGCCATGAATCTGCCGCTCTCAATTAAAAACGCTGTGATTTCAAGGATAAAGATTCTGGCATCCCTGGATATTGCCGAGCGGCGGGTGCCCCAGGACGGTCGTATCAAACTTCGGATAGGCAAGAAAAAATCCGTGGACTTTCGCGTCTCCACTCTGCCCACTCTGTTTGGCGAAAGCATTGTTATGCGTATCCTGGACCAGAGCGCATTAAGCATTGACCTGACCCGCCTGGGTTTTGAGTCCGGCACCTTTGAGATGCTCAAACGCTGTATTTCCAGGCCCTATGGCCTGCTCCTGGTTACAGGGCCCACGGGTTCGGGAAAAACCACCACCTTGTATTCTATTCTGAACCGCCTGAACAAGGATGATATCAAAATTCTGACTGCGGAAGATCCTGTGGAGTTCAACTTCAAGGGGATCAACCAGGTTCCGGTGAAAGAAGAGGTGGGCATGACCTTTGCCGCCGCCCTGAAAGCCTTTCTCAGACAGGATCCGGATATTATCATGGTGGGTGAGATTCGTGATATGGACACCGCCGAAATCGCCATCAAGGCTGCCATGACAGGCCATCTCGTGTTTGCCACCCTGCATACCAACGACTGTCCGTCCACCATTGGAAGGCTTGTGGATATCGGCATTCCACCTTATATGCTTGCCTCATCCGTAACCATGGTTTTGTCCCAGCGCCTTGGCCGCAGGCTTTGCCCGGAGTGCAAGCAGGTGGTTACCGGCTATAATCCCGAAGAGCTGGAGTTGCACGGATTTCATAAAAACGAGATCCCGGATCTGACCATGTACGGCCCTAAAGGCTGCTCCCACTGCAATGGTACCGGATACAAGGGCAGGGTCGGACTGTATGAACTCATGGAAGTGACCGAGGAGGTCGGTAAAGCCATCTCTGCCGAGGTGCCTGAAGACCAGCTGCGCAAGGTGGCCGTTTCCGAAGGTATGATTACGCTAAGGGATGCAGGCCTTGTTAAGATAAAATCCGGAGAAATCTCCCTGGAAGAAGTGTTAAGAAAAACCGTTATTACTAAAGAGGCCTTGCCGGCCTATCTGGTAACCCCGGATGTTGAACAGTACGAGGACAAGGATGTAATCATCCGTGAAGGGAACACGGACATTGATTTTTTCAAGCTGGTCCAGGGTGCTGTCTATGTGGTCAAAGGCGGTAAAATGATAGCAGAAATTACCCAGCCCGGAGAGTATTTCGGGGAAATGGCAGCCATAACCAATACCCCACGCTCTGCATCCATTATTTCCAAGGGGCGCTCCAAGATCAAACGGTTTCCGGGAGACAAACTCACCGAGGTGATAGAAAAATATCCGGATGTGGCCAAGCATCTTTTCACCGTCCTTGCCGACCGCCTGAATGAAACAGACCGCAAGCTTGTCAGTCTTTACAACCAGATCAAAAAAACAAAAACTCAGTAA